In Sphingobacterium thalpophilum, a genomic segment contains:
- a CDS encoding alpha/beta hydrolase, with translation MKTIVLRINKDLRNYLCHFTKVGISILLLMIYGSAFAQKKYDFQVSIYGKGTPIILIPGYSCSGTVWTETVNHLKDKYECHVLTLPGFAGQAAIKEALLETMRNEIIAYTEAKKLQNPILLGHSLGGFLSLWIASTAPSLFQKVIVVDGVPFYPAMQNPNTSVEEVKKFVDKDALIAQFTSMGNQQLSVYAENIARQLVTDSIKAKTIAEWQVQSDRVTLASAFYEMMTTDIRQDLAKITIPVLVLGSKYETLEKSQQILSEQYKYVKKLTLHNTNSKHFIMYDQPIWFFKELDTFLK, from the coding sequence ATGAAAACTATTGTTCTTCGTATCAATAAAGATCTACGGAACTATTTATGCCATTTCACCAAAGTCGGTATTTCAATACTTTTACTTATGATTTACGGATCGGCATTTGCACAAAAAAAATATGATTTTCAGGTCAGTATCTATGGAAAAGGAACACCGATCATTCTTATTCCAGGATATAGTTGTAGTGGAACCGTATGGACAGAAACTGTAAATCACTTAAAAGACAAATACGAATGTCACGTGCTTACACTTCCTGGCTTCGCAGGACAAGCAGCTATTAAAGAAGCATTGCTTGAGACTATGCGCAATGAAATCATAGCATATACAGAGGCAAAAAAATTGCAAAATCCGATTCTTCTAGGCCATAGTTTAGGAGGCTTTTTGAGTCTCTGGATCGCAAGCACCGCACCTTCGCTATTTCAAAAAGTTATCGTTGTGGACGGAGTACCGTTCTACCCGGCCATGCAGAACCCAAATACAAGTGTAGAGGAAGTGAAAAAGTTTGTCGATAAAGATGCACTTATCGCACAATTTACTTCGATGGGAAACCAACAACTTAGTGTGTATGCTGAAAATATAGCACGACAGCTGGTAACTGATTCTATAAAAGCCAAAACAATAGCCGAATGGCAAGTACAAAGCGATAGAGTTACATTAGCATCTGCGTTTTATGAAATGATGACGACGGATATCCGCCAGGATCTTGCTAAAATTACGATACCCGTTTTGGTGCTAGGTAGTAAGTACGAAACGCTGGAAAAATCACAACAGATTCTTTCCGAGCAATATAAGTATGTAAAAAAGCTAACTTTACACAATACCAACAGTAAGCATTTTATTATGTATGATCAGCCAATTTGGTTTTTTAAAGAACTAGACACATTTTTAAAATAA
- a CDS encoding transposase produces the protein METSFSNGELYTIVSSKSAKGRKGTILATIRGTKAEDIIAVLERIPLKLRNKVREVTMDMAPNMAKAIRRCFRNARRVIDRFHVQKLAYDAVQELRIKYRWEVLDAESKKIMESRKRGIPYDPELLPNGDTLKQLLARSRHLLFKHPSRWSESQKRRAELLFIRFPKLKQAYDLGVALGDIFNKCRDKKVAFTKLGLWHNQVENAGIASFESVARSIAAHHQYILHYFDNRSTNASAESFNAKLKAFRSVFRGVRDTTFFLYRVMKLYA, from the coding sequence ATGGAGACCAGCTTTAGCAACGGTGAACTTTACACGATCGTAAGCAGTAAATCAGCAAAGGGCAGGAAGGGAACCATATTGGCTACCATAAGAGGGACAAAGGCGGAAGATATTATTGCTGTATTAGAGCGCATTCCACTTAAACTAAGGAACAAAGTTAGGGAAGTAACGATGGATATGGCCCCCAATATGGCAAAGGCTATCCGTAGGTGTTTCAGAAATGCCAGAAGGGTTATCGATCGGTTTCATGTACAAAAACTTGCTTATGATGCTGTTCAGGAACTCCGTATCAAATACCGATGGGAAGTCTTAGATGCAGAAAGCAAAAAAATAATGGAATCGCGAAAACGGGGTATCCCATATGACCCCGAGTTGTTGCCTAATGGTGATACGCTCAAACAGCTATTAGCTAGGTCGAGACACCTCCTGTTCAAGCATCCAAGTCGATGGTCGGAAAGCCAAAAACGCCGTGCAGAACTGCTGTTCATCAGGTTTCCCAAGCTAAAACAGGCTTATGATCTTGGAGTTGCCTTAGGTGACATCTTCAATAAATGCAGGGATAAAAAAGTTGCTTTCACAAAGTTAGGACTGTGGCACAACCAGGTTGAGAACGCGGGTATTGCTTCATTCGAGAGTGTCGCAAGATCCATTGCAGCACATCATCAATACATTCTCCACTACTTCGACAATAGAAGCACCAATGCATCCGCAGAGTCCTTCAATGCAAAACTCAAAGCTTTCAGGAGCGTCTTCCGTGGAGTAAGGGATACAACATTCTTCCTGTACAGAGTGATGAAATTGTATGCTTAA
- a CDS encoding transposase, translating to MQEAERKLLSLLMPEGLLEYFQILEVDQVDNQLHIYLDELNIAPTGYQNSKLESKGFMPSTEISDFPIRGQKVTLHIRRRRWTVLDTGEIITRDWNLVREGARMTTEFGLFLKKIFG from the coding sequence TTGCAAGAAGCCGAACGTAAATTACTGTCCCTATTGATGCCCGAAGGGCTATTGGAATACTTTCAGATTTTAGAAGTCGATCAGGTTGACAATCAGCTCCACATTTATTTAGATGAGCTTAATATTGCTCCGACAGGCTATCAGAACAGCAAGTTGGAGTCAAAGGGCTTCATGCCTTCCACTGAGATTTCAGACTTTCCCATTCGAGGCCAGAAAGTTACGCTACATATCCGCCGTCGTCGCTGGACGGTCCTGGATACCGGAGAGATCATCACAAGAGATTGGAATCTGGTGCGTGAGGGTGCTCGAATGACTACGGAATTCGGGCTTTTTTTAAAGAAGATATTTGGATAA
- a CDS encoding bestrophin family protein, protein MIVYNPKDWLSATFKLHKSDTFKKLLPFLVLIAFYSWMIAFLELEYLKLNEKSWVKNITIVHNLLGFVISLLLVFRTNTAYDRWWEARKQWGTLTNVSRAFSYKLNAMLDVDDKVNRSFFRKAIPLFAETLYDFLRSDYTKFMLDENVHPELKALDNKKHGPNQVSTMIFHKINDLYKEGTISGDQLIILNEEIITMTHVCGACERIKNTPIPLAYSAFIKKFIIFYTMTLPVGYVFSIGYFVVIAVPFILYVLASLELIGESIEEPFGIDQDDLPIDKIAANIRKHCHEIIPA, encoded by the coding sequence ATGATCGTATACAACCCCAAAGACTGGCTTTCGGCAACTTTCAAATTGCATAAATCAGATACCTTCAAAAAGTTACTGCCATTTCTTGTTTTGATAGCGTTTTATTCCTGGATGATTGCCTTTCTTGAATTGGAATACCTCAAACTAAATGAAAAGAGCTGGGTCAAGAACATTACCATTGTCCACAACCTACTCGGTTTTGTTATATCGCTTTTACTGGTATTCCGAACAAACACTGCCTATGACCGCTGGTGGGAAGCCCGAAAACAATGGGGTACATTGACCAATGTTAGTAGAGCATTTTCGTACAAACTAAATGCCATGCTGGATGTAGATGACAAAGTGAATCGTAGTTTTTTCAGAAAGGCAATCCCCCTATTCGCAGAGACACTATACGATTTTTTAAGATCGGATTACACCAAGTTTATGCTCGACGAAAACGTACACCCTGAGTTAAAGGCTTTAGACAATAAAAAACATGGTCCGAACCAAGTTTCCACCATGATCTTCCACAAAATCAATGATCTATATAAAGAAGGAACTATAAGTGGCGATCAGCTTATTATCCTTAATGAGGAAATTATTACCATGACACATGTTTGTGGAGCTTGTGAGCGTATTAAAAACACCCCAATACCATTAGCATATAGTGCATTTATCAAGAAGTTCATTATATTCTATACCATGACCCTTCCAGTAGGTTACGTCTTTTCCATCGGTTACTTTGTTGTGATTGCTGTACCATTTATCTTATATGTTTTAGCATCTCTTGAATTAATTGGTGAGTCCATTGAAGAGCCATTTGGTATCGACCAGGACGATTTACCGATCGACAAAATTGCGGCCAACATCAGGAAACACTGCCATGAGATTATCCCTGCATAG
- a CDS encoding GH25 family lysozyme: protein MGQQRSKRKKTSTKGSQVRGTKWIWMIAGMLVFFLCLVVWHYRAGIIYYFRVATSKDKSLTKEAKYDIRNIEIMSKHDDKVFGIDVSTYQEEIDWQKVSTINDHFPIDFVFIRATMGEKGIDDKFSRNWSKTENRAVLRGAYHYFRPNENSVKQAKNFIRKVKLQSGDLPPVLDIEEHPKQQSMDSLKVGLKRWLEEVEAHYKVKPILYSGDKFYSDFLEKEFAAYTLWIANYNFWVENPKEHWAFWQFSEKGTVRGIQGNVDLNIYNGKIEELEKLLIPFK from the coding sequence ATGGGACAACAGCGATCAAAAAGAAAGAAAACAAGTACAAAAGGAAGTCAGGTTCGTGGAACAAAGTGGATTTGGATGATAGCAGGAATGCTGGTGTTTTTCCTCTGTCTTGTTGTGTGGCATTATCGGGCTGGAATTATATACTATTTTCGCGTGGCTACCTCCAAAGACAAGTCTCTGACGAAGGAAGCTAAATATGATATTCGTAATATTGAGATTATGAGCAAGCACGATGATAAGGTGTTTGGCATAGACGTGTCTACCTATCAGGAAGAAATAGATTGGCAAAAGGTAAGCACAATCAATGATCATTTTCCGATAGATTTTGTGTTTATCAGGGCGACAATGGGTGAAAAAGGAATTGATGATAAGTTTAGTCGAAATTGGAGTAAAACGGAAAATAGGGCAGTTTTGAGAGGCGCCTACCATTATTTTAGACCCAATGAGAACTCGGTCAAGCAAGCGAAGAATTTTATTCGGAAGGTTAAATTACAGTCTGGCGATCTTCCACCGGTCTTGGATATTGAGGAGCATCCAAAACAACAATCGATGGATAGCTTGAAAGTTGGCCTAAAACGTTGGCTTGAAGAAGTCGAAGCTCATTACAAGGTAAAACCCATTCTTTACTCCGGAGATAAGTTTTATAGTGACTTTTTGGAAAAGGAATTTGCAGCTTATACGTTGTGGATTGCAAATTATAACTTTTGGGTTGAGAACCCCAAAGAGCATTGGGCCTTCTGGCAATTTTCTGAAAAAGGTACTGTTAGAGGGATTCAGGGCAATGTGGATTTAAATATATACAATGGTAAAATTGAGGAATTGGAAAAGCTGCTTATTCCTTTTAAATAG
- a CDS encoding rhodanese-like domain-containing protein, with protein sequence MRRVFITLCGVCIALFNGQMQLHAESKSHRVEMSQPASDLPRLTLKEFKKLRRETAIQVLDTRSGDIFLQGFVPKSINIGFKCPFNHFLAQVFPNKAQKLLLITDGDSQDTVYHHLLKLGYTHVIGGLEGGIETWKASEDVVSLRNISAGEFRKRSDQGHIVDVRTDKEFGNGHIDNAMNIPLTDFVNFGSTLKKGNQQLYVHCQSGYRSAVAVSILSAKGFKHICNIQGGYKALQEEVKENQ encoded by the coding sequence ATGCGTAGAGTTTTTATCACATTATGTGGAGTCTGCATTGCACTGTTTAATGGTCAAATGCAATTACATGCCGAATCGAAGAGTCATCGGGTCGAGATGTCGCAACCCGCTTCAGATTTACCACGATTAACATTGAAAGAATTTAAAAAATTGCGTCGTGAAACAGCTATTCAAGTTCTTGATACGCGATCTGGCGATATATTCCTACAAGGATTTGTACCTAAATCAATAAATATAGGCTTTAAATGTCCTTTTAACCACTTTTTGGCGCAAGTGTTTCCCAATAAAGCTCAAAAGCTTTTATTGATTACAGACGGAGATAGTCAAGATACGGTTTATCATCATTTATTAAAGCTGGGTTATACCCATGTTATTGGGGGGTTGGAAGGCGGCATTGAAACTTGGAAAGCTAGCGAAGATGTAGTCTCGTTGCGTAATATCAGTGCAGGAGAATTCAGGAAAAGATCAGATCAAGGTCATATTGTGGATGTAAGAACAGATAAAGAATTTGGTAATGGACATATTGACAATGCAATGAATATTCCATTAACAGATTTCGTTAATTTTGGTTCTACGCTTAAAAAAGGCAATCAACAGCTGTATGTACACTGTCAATCAGGTTATAGGAGTGCAGTTGCTGTATCTATTTTGAGTGCTAAAGGATTTAAACATATATGCAATATCCAAGGTGGGTATAAGGCATTGCAAGAAGAAGTAAAGGAGAATCAATAA
- the trxA gene encoding thioredoxin, whose protein sequence is MATFDQIIQSNSLVLVDFFATWCGPCQTMAPILQDVKEFYQDDLSIIKIDVDKNPKIASIYKVSGVPTFVLFKNGQQVWRQSGMIPKMELHKLIDQVK, encoded by the coding sequence ATGGCTACTTTTGACCAGATTATTCAATCAAATTCGCTGGTTTTGGTGGATTTTTTTGCGACGTGGTGCGGTCCCTGCCAGACTATGGCGCCGATTTTACAGGATGTAAAGGAATTTTATCAAGATGATTTGTCTATCATTAAGATTGACGTGGATAAGAATCCAAAAATTGCTTCGATTTATAAGGTAAGTGGCGTGCCTACTTTCGTGTTGTTCAAAAATGGCCAACAGGTATGGCGACAAAGCGGCATGATTCCCAAGATGGAATTACATAAATTGATCGATCAAGTAAAGTAA
- the scpB gene encoding SMC-Scp complex subunit ScpB, which translates to MKDVIRNIEAIIFASAEGIDLADIKQILQESLAIEVSREELCELIKKIETKYQDEDYVLELRYINNAYQFLTKAVYHESIQQLQNHNNKRKLSQSALETLAIIAYRQPITKLEVEQIRGVSCDYSIQRLLEKKLIKIAGKADSIGKPLLYATSQQFMDHFGINGVRDLPQLKDIVTEDNAIGETNE; encoded by the coding sequence TTGAAAGACGTCATAAGAAATATTGAAGCAATTATATTTGCTTCTGCGGAAGGAATAGATCTTGCCGATATTAAACAGATTTTGCAGGAATCCTTAGCCATCGAAGTATCCAGGGAAGAGCTATGTGAGTTGATTAAAAAAATTGAAACGAAGTACCAGGACGAAGACTATGTACTCGAATTACGCTATATCAACAACGCCTATCAGTTTTTGACAAAAGCTGTTTACCATGAATCGATACAACAGCTCCAAAATCACAATAACAAGCGAAAACTAAGTCAATCAGCGCTAGAAACCCTCGCAATCATTGCCTACAGACAACCGATAACAAAATTAGAAGTGGAGCAGATTAGAGGTGTCAGCTGCGATTACTCTATTCAACGGTTACTGGAAAAGAAACTGATCAAAATTGCGGGAAAAGCAGATAGTATCGGAAAACCATTACTTTATGCAACAAGCCAGCAGTTCATGGATCACTTCGGAATCAATGGTGTGAGAGATCTCCCTCAATTGAAAGACATCGTTACCGAGGACAATGCGATTGGCGAAACAAATGAATAA
- the mqnC gene encoding cyclic dehypoxanthinyl futalosine synthase, with protein sequence MNVSNLLERALRFEFLSKEEGVFLYQNAPTADLTFVANELRKIQVPHGKVTWQIDRNVNTTNVCIANCKFCNFFRRPGHEDSYITDIESYKQKIEETFKYGGDQLLLQGGHHPDLGIEFYKNLYKQLKELYPTLKLHSLGPPEIAHISKLENMSHIEVLTQLKEAGLDSLPGAGAEILNDRVRRLISKGKCGGKEWLDVMRAAHTINLPTSATMMFGHIETIEERFEHLVWIREVQDEKPQESHGFIAFIPWPFQDDGTLLKRLRGITNNVTSEEYIRMIALSRIMLPNIKNIQASWLTVGKRTAQLCLHAGANDFGSIMIEENVVSAAGAPHRFTSKSIQEAILEAGFSPQLRTQKYEFRELPAHMVEQVINY encoded by the coding sequence ATGAATGTAAGTAATTTATTAGAACGGGCGCTCCGATTTGAGTTCCTATCCAAGGAAGAGGGTGTTTTTTTATATCAAAACGCACCTACAGCTGATTTGACTTTCGTAGCCAATGAATTGCGTAAGATACAAGTGCCACACGGTAAAGTAACCTGGCAAATCGACAGAAATGTCAATACCACCAATGTATGTATTGCAAATTGCAAATTTTGCAACTTTTTCCGTCGCCCCGGTCATGAAGATAGCTACATTACCGATATTGAAAGCTACAAACAAAAGATAGAGGAAACTTTTAAATACGGTGGCGATCAACTGCTGCTGCAAGGTGGGCATCACCCGGATTTAGGTATTGAGTTTTACAAAAACCTTTACAAGCAATTAAAGGAACTTTATCCTACGCTAAAACTACATTCTCTCGGTCCACCTGAAATTGCGCATATTTCCAAATTGGAGAACATGAGCCATATTGAAGTTTTGACGCAATTGAAAGAGGCAGGACTAGACTCGCTACCTGGAGCGGGAGCTGAAATTCTCAATGACCGTGTGAGACGTCTTATATCAAAAGGAAAATGCGGTGGTAAAGAATGGCTAGATGTTATGCGGGCAGCCCATACAATTAATTTACCAACTTCTGCCACCATGATGTTTGGCCATATCGAAACGATAGAAGAACGTTTTGAACATTTGGTATGGATTCGCGAAGTACAGGATGAAAAACCTCAGGAATCCCATGGATTTATTGCGTTTATCCCTTGGCCTTTCCAAGATGATGGTACCTTATTGAAAAGACTGCGCGGTATTACCAATAATGTAACGAGCGAAGAATATATTCGCATGATTGCCTTAAGTCGCATCATGCTTCCTAATATTAAAAATATACAAGCTTCCTGGCTCACCGTCGGAAAGCGCACAGCGCAATTATGTCTGCACGCTGGAGCGAACGACTTCGGCTCAATTATGATTGAAGAAAATGTCGTTTCGGCAGCTGGTGCACCACATCGGTTTACATCAAAATCTATACAGGAAGCTATTTTGGAAGCTGGATTCAGCCCACAACTGCGAACACAAAAGTATGAGTTCCGCGAGCTACCAGCCCATATGGTCGAACAGGTCATTAACTATTAA
- a CDS encoding TonB-dependent receptor: MMKKTDKNCCFDLILGQKFNKRFLIMSSLLIGGGMTTHGFASGLTSHGKVEVVSLIKTRSVQQTPIKGGVKDAATGQGITGVSVKVKGSSNGTSTGENGAFTIQAKVGDVLIISYIGYKSTEVAVSSKADLAISLSGSEDALEEVVVTGYSAQRKKDLTGAVAVVNVKELKTTPAASAVEALQGRATGVQIVVDGAPGSTPQIKIRGYSTINNNEPLYIIDGVPYEGKLSWLNQNDIETMQVLKDASAASIYGSRANNGVVIITTKIGKSGKPQFSLDSYYGVQVPNSGRFPKMLSPQQTLDIENRLDGTNNVMPDYLIAGPKVGGKDVITAADVDMSKYKYDASSRSDFYQITKANKAGTNWFDALSQNAPTQSHQLSVLGGGEDASYAISGGYLKQKGTIIHTGFEKYNLRSNTRFSAFNNKLRFGENMQYSFTEGFGMGVNTNTAGDYIGEGSALGFAYRIHNIIPVYDEGGNFAGSVGGQYGNGENPVAIAYRAKDNKNKSNMFFGNVFGEFDIVSGLTFRSSFGMKYENYNGVSYTYPNPEFTEGSFNNGINEFFGLNKEWTWTNTLNYKKTFNEAHTLSILAGTEAIQNRNRQIRGKGNGFFTMSSLDYLYLDAASTGRVSEGSGSVGSLFSVFGKVDYSYKDRYILSATVRRDGSSNFGPNNKYGTFPGASAAWRLSEEEFMKGVSWISDLKIRAGYGVTGNQRIPANQYLNRYQVAINSSSYPIDGSLTSGMWHNAYSNPDVKWEQVSALNIGVDFTLAQGDFDGSFDWYNKKTKDMLYLLPLPAVAAGRAGSPYVNIGDMQNKGIEFSLNYHYGRRQESAFKLDLSATISRNVNKIVSLAPSVTQQVYGSFRSMETSILKPGEPLGAFYGYKVIGIYSEADMNNASVAKYEDGKSRAGGLKFEDVNGDGKIDASDRTVIGSPHPDFVYSFNINAAYKNFDFMAYFYGSKGNQNYEATRYFTDFGVFRGQKSTRVLDEWSPTNSGSMIPSQVRNASPYEYASSSYYVQDASFLKLKNLQVGYNFDTNRVFGNNTGIKKLRAYVGVTNLFTITKYEGLDPEVTATPSTYPALGVDFGVYPQARQYMLGVSLGF, encoded by the coding sequence ATGATGAAAAAAACGGACAAAAATTGCTGTTTTGATCTCATATTGGGCCAAAAGTTCAATAAGAGGTTTCTGATTATGAGTTCTCTTCTCATTGGAGGAGGAATGACCACTCATGGATTTGCCAGTGGATTAACTAGCCATGGCAAAGTTGAAGTCGTTTCATTAATCAAAACAAGGAGCGTACAACAGACGCCTATCAAGGGGGGTGTGAAGGATGCTGCTACAGGTCAAGGTATTACTGGTGTATCTGTGAAAGTCAAAGGGAGCAGTAACGGGACGTCGACCGGCGAGAATGGTGCATTTACCATTCAAGCAAAAGTGGGCGATGTGTTGATTATCAGTTATATTGGGTACAAAAGTACTGAAGTTGCTGTTTCTTCGAAAGCTGATCTTGCAATTTCCTTAAGCGGTTCAGAAGATGCCTTGGAAGAGGTTGTTGTCACAGGTTATTCGGCGCAGCGTAAGAAAGATTTAACTGGTGCTGTTGCCGTTGTCAATGTGAAGGAATTGAAAACTACCCCGGCGGCGAGTGCTGTTGAGGCGTTGCAAGGGCGGGCAACAGGGGTTCAGATCGTAGTAGATGGTGCCCCTGGTTCTACACCACAGATCAAAATTCGTGGTTACAGTACGATCAACAACAACGAGCCGCTTTACATCATTGATGGAGTACCTTATGAAGGAAAGTTAAGCTGGTTGAATCAAAATGATATTGAGACGATGCAGGTCTTAAAAGATGCATCAGCAGCTTCAATTTATGGTTCACGTGCAAATAATGGTGTTGTCATCATTACCACAAAAATAGGTAAAAGCGGAAAACCTCAATTTAGCCTTGACTCTTATTATGGTGTGCAGGTTCCAAACAGTGGGCGTTTTCCAAAAATGTTGTCTCCGCAACAAACATTGGATATTGAAAACAGATTGGACGGCACAAACAATGTGATGCCTGATTACCTTATCGCTGGACCTAAAGTGGGCGGGAAAGATGTGATTACAGCTGCAGACGTGGATATGTCAAAATATAAGTACGATGCGAGTAGCCGAAGCGATTTTTATCAAATTACCAAAGCAAATAAGGCCGGAACCAACTGGTTTGATGCTTTATCCCAAAATGCCCCTACTCAGTCGCACCAACTTAGCGTTTTAGGAGGTGGTGAAGATGCTTCCTATGCGATTTCGGGTGGTTATCTGAAACAAAAAGGAACGATTATTCATACCGGTTTTGAAAAATATAATCTTCGTTCAAACACACGCTTCTCTGCCTTTAATAATAAACTACGTTTCGGCGAAAATATGCAATATAGTTTTACGGAAGGATTTGGTATGGGAGTAAATACCAATACTGCCGGGGACTATATCGGTGAAGGTAGTGCTTTAGGTTTTGCGTATCGTATTCATAATATCATTCCTGTATATGATGAGGGCGGAAATTTTGCAGGATCTGTTGGCGGACAGTATGGTAATGGAGAAAATCCTGTTGCTATCGCCTATCGTGCCAAGGATAATAAAAATAAGAGCAATATGTTTTTCGGGAATGTCTTTGGAGAATTTGATATTGTCTCAGGATTAACCTTCCGTAGCAGTTTTGGTATGAAGTATGAAAACTACAATGGTGTATCTTATACCTATCCAAACCCTGAGTTTACAGAAGGAAGTTTTAACAATGGAATTAATGAATTTTTTGGACTGAATAAAGAATGGACTTGGACAAATACTTTAAATTATAAAAAAACATTTAATGAGGCGCATACGTTGAGCATTCTTGCTGGTACGGAAGCTATTCAGAATAGAAATAGGCAAATAAGGGGAAAAGGAAATGGCTTTTTTACAATGTCATCGCTTGATTACCTTTACTTGGATGCCGCTTCAACTGGTCGCGTCAGTGAAGGTAGCGGTTCTGTAGGCTCCTTGTTTTCGGTGTTTGGAAAGGTTGATTATTCCTACAAAGATCGGTATATCTTAAGCGCAACAGTGCGTCGTGACGGTTCTTCTAATTTTGGGCCGAACAATAAATATGGAACATTCCCTGGAGCGAGTGCTGCCTGGCGTTTGTCGGAGGAAGAATTCATGAAAGGTGTGTCATGGATCTCGGACCTAAAAATCAGAGCGGGTTATGGGGTGACGGGGAACCAACGTATTCCAGCCAATCAATATCTGAATCGCTATCAGGTCGCTATTAATTCATCTTCATATCCTATTGACGGAAGCTTGACTTCCGGTATGTGGCACAATGCCTACAGTAATCCGGACGTAAAATGGGAACAAGTATCTGCATTAAACATTGGGGTCGATTTTACCCTGGCACAAGGTGATTTTGATGGATCTTTTGATTGGTACAATAAAAAGACGAAAGACATGCTGTACCTATTGCCTTTACCTGCTGTTGCCGCAGGCCGGGCCGGATCGCCTTATGTAAATATTGGTGATATGCAAAATAAAGGTATCGAGTTTTCATTGAATTATCATTACGGTAGACGTCAAGAAAGTGCATTTAAATTGGATCTGTCCGCTACTATTTCACGTAACGTGAACAAGATTGTTTCTTTGGCACCATCAGTAACCCAACAAGTGTACGGTAGTTTTAGAAGTATGGAAACCTCCATCTTAAAACCTGGAGAACCTCTTGGTGCTTTCTATGGCTATAAAGTAATTGGTATTTATTCGGAAGCGGATATGAACAATGCAAGTGTCGCTAAATATGAGGATGGAAAGTCGAGAGCTGGTGGACTTAAATTTGAGGATGTCAATGGTGACGGCAAAATTGATGCAAGTGACCGTACCGTTATAGGTAGCCCACATCCTGACTTTGTGTATTCATTCAATATCAATGCGGCTTATAAAAACTTTGATTTTATGGCCTACTTCTATGGTTCAAAGGGTAATCAAAACTATGAAGCTACGAGATACTTTACAGATTTTGGTGTGTTTAGAGGTCAAAAAAGTACGCGCGTATTGGATGAATGGAGTCCAACGAATAGCGGTAGCATGATCCCTTCCCAAGTGAGAAATGCTTCACCCTATGAGTATGCTTCTTCGAGCTATTATGTACAGGATGCAAGTTTCTTGAAATTGAAAAATCTTCAAGTTGGCTATAACTTCGATACCAATCGTGTTTTTGGTAATAATACCGGTATCAAGAAACTCCGTGCTTATGTGGGGGTAACAAATCTGTTTACGATTACTAAATATGAGGGGCTTGATCCAGAAGTTACGGCTACTCCGTCGACTTACCCAGCCTTGGGTGTAGACTTTGGTGTGTATCCACAGGCTCGTCAATATATGTTGGGTGTTAGTCTAGGATTTTAA